The following proteins come from a genomic window of Shewanella halifaxensis HAW-EB4:
- the rpmC gene encoding 50S ribosomal protein L29: MKASELTEKSVEELNAELLGLLREQFNLRMQHATGQLTQTHQLKIVRRNIARVKTIITSKAGA; this comes from the coding sequence ATGAAAGCGAGCGAACTAACAGAAAAGAGCGTTGAAGAATTGAACGCTGAACTGCTTGGTCTGCTGCGTGAGCAGTTTAATCTGCGTATGCAACACGCCACTGGTCAGTTGACTCAGACTCATCAGCTTAAAATCGTGCGTCGTAATATTGCGCGCGTTAAGACCATTATTACTTCTAAGGCGGGTGCATAA
- the rplW gene encoding 50S ribosomal protein L23, with translation MISEERLLKVILAPHISEKSTVNAEKNNTVVFRVAIDATKAEVKAAVAQLFEVEVDSVRTLVNKGKTKRTGARTGRRSDWKKAYVTLAEGADIDFVGGAE, from the coding sequence ATGATAAGCGAAGAACGTTTGTTAAAAGTGATTCTTGCTCCACATATCTCTGAAAAGAGTACTGTGAATGCAGAGAAGAACAATACAGTTGTTTTCCGTGTAGCTATCGATGCAACTAAAGCTGAAGTTAAAGCTGCAGTAGCACAGCTATTCGAAGTTGAAGTCGATTCAGTTCGCACTTTGGTTAACAAAGGTAAAACCAAACGCACAGGCGCCCGTACTGGCCGTCGTAGCGATTGGAAAAAAGCCTATGTTACTCTAGCTGAAGGTGCTGACATCGATTTCGTCGGCGGCGCTGAATAA
- the rplP gene encoding 50S ribosomal protein L16, producing MLQPKRMKFRKMFKGRNRGLANGTEVSFGEFGLKAVGRGRLTARQIEAARRAMTRHIKRQGQIWIRVFPDKPITSKPLEVRMGKGKGNVEYWVCQIQPGKVLYEMNGVSEELAREAFTLAAAKLPLKTTFVTKTVM from the coding sequence ATGCTGCAACCAAAAAGAATGAAGTTTCGCAAAATGTTCAAAGGCCGCAACCGTGGTCTAGCGAACGGCACTGAAGTTAGCTTCGGTGAATTCGGTTTGAAAGCTGTTGGACGTGGTCGTCTAACTGCACGTCAAATTGAAGCTGCGCGTCGTGCTATGACACGTCACATTAAGCGTCAAGGTCAGATCTGGATCCGCGTATTCCCTGACAAGCCAATTACCTCTAAGCCTCTTGAAGTGCGTATGGGTAAAGGTAAGGGTAACGTTGAATACTGGGTTTGCCAGATTCAACCAGGTAAGGTTCTTTATGAGATGAATGGTGTATCTGAGGAGTTAGCTCGTGAAGCTTTCACCCTAGCTGCTGCTAAACTACCTCTGAAGACTACCTTCGTAACTAAGACGGTGATGTAA
- the rpsC gene encoding 30S ribosomal protein S3: MGQKVHPNGIRLGITKPWISTWYADKSDYANNLSSDWEVRKFLEKKLKQASVSKIVIERPAKSVRVTIHTARPGVVIGKKGEDVEKLRNAVAKLTGIPAQINIAEIRKPELDAKLVADGIASQLERRVMFRRAMKRAVQNAMRLGAKGIKVEVSGRLGGAEIARSEWYREGRVPLHTLRADIDYSTSESHTQYGVIGVKVWVFKGEVLDGVLPQHEEPKQQPKRKPRGK; encoded by the coding sequence ATGGGACAGAAAGTACATCCTAATGGTATCCGTCTGGGTATCACTAAGCCTTGGATCTCGACCTGGTACGCTGACAAGTCAGACTATGCCAATAACTTGAGCAGTGACTGGGAAGTGCGTAAGTTTCTTGAAAAGAAACTTAAGCAAGCTTCAGTTTCTAAGATAGTTATCGAGCGTCCAGCTAAGAGTGTTCGAGTTACTATCCACACAGCCCGTCCAGGTGTTGTGATTGGTAAGAAAGGCGAAGACGTTGAGAAGCTACGCAACGCAGTTGCTAAGCTGACTGGTATTCCAGCTCAAATCAACATCGCTGAGATCCGTAAGCCAGAGCTAGATGCTAAGCTTGTTGCCGATGGCATCGCTTCGCAACTAGAGCGTCGTGTTATGTTCCGTCGTGCTATGAAGCGCGCAGTTCAAAATGCAATGCGTCTTGGTGCTAAGGGTATCAAAGTTGAAGTGAGTGGCCGTCTAGGCGGCGCTGAGATTGCGCGTTCAGAGTGGTATCGTGAAGGTCGTGTACCTTTGCATACACTGCGTGCTGATATCGACTATTCTACTTCTGAGAGTCACACTCAATACGGTGTGATTGGCGTTAAAGTTTGGGTCTTCAAAGGCGAAGTTCTAGACGGCGTTCTACCTCAGCATGAAGAGCCGAAACAGCAGCCGAAGCGTAAGCCTCGCGGTAAATAG
- the rplV gene encoding 50S ribosomal protein L22, producing MEVLAKHRFARTSPQKCRLVADQIRGLPVAKALEILTFSPKKAAVLVKKVLDSAIANAEHNEGADIDELRVGAIMIDEGPTMKRIMPRAKGRADRIIKRTSHITVVVSDR from the coding sequence ATGGAAGTTTTAGCTAAACATCGTTTTGCCCGTACGTCGCCTCAAAAGTGTCGTTTGGTTGCAGATCAAATCCGTGGACTGCCTGTTGCTAAGGCTCTCGAAATTCTAACTTTCAGCCCTAAGAAAGCTGCAGTACTTGTTAAGAAAGTACTGGACTCTGCTATCGCTAATGCTGAGCACAATGAAGGTGCTGACATTGACGAACTAAGAGTTGGAGCGATTATGATCGATGAAGGTCCAACTATGAAGCGTATCATGCCACGTGCCAAAGGCCGTGCTGATCGTATAATCAAGCGCACCAGCCACATTACTGTGGTTGTGTCAGATCGCTAG
- the rpsS gene encoding 30S ribosomal protein S19, with amino-acid sequence MPRSLKKGPFIDLHLLKKVEKAMEAGDKKPIKTWSRRSMIIPNMIGMTIAVHNGRQHVPVFVTDEMIGHKLGEFSPTRTYRGHAADKKAKKR; translated from the coding sequence ATGCCACGTTCTCTCAAGAAAGGTCCATTCATTGACCTACACTTGCTGAAGAAGGTAGAGAAAGCGATGGAAGCTGGAGACAAGAAGCCTATTAAGACTTGGTCTCGCCGCTCTATGATCATTCCTAACATGATTGGAATGACCATCGCTGTCCATAATGGTCGTCAGCACGTACCTGTGTTCGTAACTGACGAAATGATCGGCCACAAGCTTGGTGAATTTTCACCAACTCGCACTTATCGCGGCCATGCTGCAGATAAGAAAGCGAAGAAGCGTTAA
- the rplB gene encoding 50S ribosomal protein L2 — translation MAVIKCKPTSPGRRHLVKVVNSDLHKGKPFAGLLAKKSKSGGRNNTGRITVRHIGGGHKQHYRLIDFKRNKDGIPAKVERLEYDPNRTANIALVLYADGERRYILAAKGMQAGDKIQSGIDAEIKSGNAMPLRNIPVGSVVHAVEMKPGKGAQIARSAGAYVQVIARDGAYATLRLRSGEMRKVPVDCRATLGEVGNAEHMLRQLGKAGAKRWRGVRPTVRGVAMNPVDHPHGGGEGRTSGGRHPVSPWGQPTKGYKTRSNKRTDKYIVRRRNKK, via the coding sequence ATGGCAGTTATTAAGTGTAAGCCAACCTCTCCAGGTCGTCGCCACTTAGTTAAAGTGGTGAACAGCGATCTGCATAAAGGTAAACCTTTTGCAGGCCTGTTGGCGAAAAAATCTAAAAGTGGTGGCCGTAACAATACGGGTCGCATCACTGTCCGCCACATTGGTGGTGGTCATAAGCAACATTATCGTCTAATCGACTTTAAGCGTAATAAAGACGGTATCCCTGCGAAGGTTGAGCGTTTGGAATATGATCCAAACCGTACAGCTAACATCGCATTGGTACTATACGCTGACGGTGAGCGTCGTTATATCCTTGCCGCTAAAGGCATGCAAGCTGGTGATAAGATCCAGTCTGGTATCGATGCAGAGATCAAGAGCGGTAACGCAATGCCTCTACGTAATATCCCTGTGGGTAGCGTAGTGCACGCAGTCGAAATGAAGCCTGGTAAAGGTGCTCAGATCGCGCGTTCAGCTGGTGCTTATGTACAAGTTATTGCTCGTGACGGCGCATACGCCACTCTACGTCTTCGCTCTGGCGAAATGCGTAAAGTGCCGGTTGATTGCCGCGCGACATTGGGTGAAGTTGGTAATGCCGAGCATATGCTACGCCAGTTAGGTAAAGCAGGTGCTAAACGCTGGAGAGGCGTACGCCCAACAGTTCGTGGTGTTGCAATGAACCCAGTAGATCACCCACATGGTGGTGGTGAAGGCCGTACTTCTGGTGGTCGTCATCCTGTATCTCCATGGGGTCAGCCTACTAAGGGTTATAAGACTCGTAGTAATAAACGCACCGACAAGTACATTGTACGTCGTCGCAATAAAAAGTAA